A genomic window from Pseudanabaenaceae cyanobacterium SKYG29 includes:
- a CDS encoding response regulator has translation MEKYIETGTLVDILSALQSCAYTGTTRVIAKGIDRQCFLSWQEGQLTLADYDRLTPKRLYQILGKSIKFSFGNFSEDGGSIYASLAEVVKTGATTWDNIEKIILTKVILVLERLLPYRCTAYPEPQMHLDIAYSVDRHGFAITEIITQLKQRQEKWKKYAPVISSPETVVRVRPGALETIDNKTALSHLQRWVDGIRSIGDIAEALDQDPLTLAPLYHLWFKQNWLETCNATKQVSLKTLPVILVVDDSPIVRSMLSKALAPNYEVIATANAMEALGILNRTQVDLILLDVTMPEIDGFEFCRTIRKINKFKDTPVIMLTAKDGLIDRARGHLAGTNRYLTKPVNPEELLEAIRSYV, from the coding sequence ATGGAAAAGTATATAGAGACTGGCACCCTAGTAGATATACTATCAGCTCTACAGTCCTGCGCTTACACGGGCACAACTAGGGTAATTGCTAAGGGTATAGACAGGCAATGTTTTTTAAGTTGGCAGGAAGGACAGCTCACACTTGCTGATTATGACAGGCTGACCCCAAAGCGGCTGTACCAAATTTTGGGTAAGTCGATTAAGTTTAGTTTTGGTAATTTTTCAGAGGATGGAGGTTCAATTTACGCAAGCTTAGCGGAGGTTGTCAAAACTGGTGCTACCACCTGGGACAACATAGAGAAAATTATCCTTACCAAAGTTATACTTGTCCTAGAGAGGTTATTGCCGTATCGTTGCACAGCTTATCCAGAGCCACAGATGCACCTAGACATTGCTTACAGTGTTGATCGCCATGGCTTCGCCATTACCGAGATAATTACTCAACTAAAACAACGGCAAGAAAAATGGAAAAAATATGCCCCTGTCATAAGTTCTCCTGAAACCGTAGTCAGGGTTCGCCCAGGTGCACTAGAAACAATTGACAATAAAACTGCCCTTAGCCACCTGCAAAGGTGGGTAGATGGTATCCGCTCGATCGGTGACATTGCTGAAGCCCTAGACCAAGACCCACTTACCCTAGCTCCCCTATACCATCTCTGGTTCAAGCAAAATTGGCTAGAGACTTGTAATGCCACCAAGCAGGTTTCCCTGAAAACACTTCCAGTAATCTTAGTTGTAGATGATAGCCCGATCGTCCGCTCAATGCTTAGTAAAGCCCTTGCCCCAAATTATGAAGTTATTGCTACTGCCAATGCCATGGAGGCATTGGGCATTCTCAATCGTACCCAGGTTGACCTGATTTTACTGGACGTGACCATGCCTGAAATTGATGGGTTTGAGTTCTGTCGTACTATTCGCAAGATCAACAAATTTAAGGACACCCCAGTGATTATGTTGACAGCAAAAGATGGATTAATCGATCGGGCAAGGGGGCATTTAGCAGGCACAAATCGCTACCTGACTAAGCCAGTTAATCCAGAGGAGCTACTGGAAGCAATTCGGTCATATGTTTAG
- a CDS encoding response regulator, translated as MTKAENSVVHKENNLTKSLLELQKGGYTGAVKVSSKCTGSKYLHYFCFLQDGDLTFANQYIPTNRDLVNILGKSLKLGYVDSLLDFVSRRVDLDRGSTYEVLNTIVSTKAITWEDIEKFCLQRVLVILERLLPHACTIDVLANVRINLGFGDSQHRFSCKEVLQQLAQRQKKWRQYAPVIRSLEDIPVVHDSVLQAVTHKATLVHLEKWVDGQRTIADIAEALEQDPLVLAPLYYHWVEEGLIEIRHASSPSETKTKTVPVILSVDDSPIVQSMLRKTLSSDYEVICASSAMEALGILNRTQVDLILLDVTMPEIDGFEFCRTIRKISKFKDTPVIMLTAKDGLIDRARGHLAGTNRYLTKPINQDELLAAIREHLQD; from the coding sequence GTGACGAAGGCAGAGAACAGTGTGGTACACAAGGAAAACAACCTGACCAAGTCCCTGCTGGAGCTGCAGAAAGGTGGGTATACAGGGGCAGTCAAGGTAAGTAGCAAATGCACAGGGAGTAAATATTTGCACTATTTTTGTTTCTTGCAGGATGGTGATCTAACCTTTGCCAATCAATACATCCCCACAAACAGAGATTTGGTTAATATCCTAGGCAAGAGCCTGAAGCTAGGCTATGTTGATTCCCTCTTAGATTTTGTGTCTCGCCGTGTTGACTTGGACAGAGGTTCCACCTACGAGGTGCTTAACACGATCGTGTCCACCAAAGCCATTACCTGGGAAGACATAGAGAAATTTTGCTTACAACGGGTACTAGTTATCCTGGAGAGATTGTTGCCTCATGCCTGTACTATTGATGTGCTAGCCAACGTGAGGATCAACTTGGGTTTTGGTGATAGTCAACATCGCTTTAGCTGTAAGGAGGTCTTGCAGCAACTAGCCCAGCGGCAGAAAAAATGGCGACAGTATGCCCCTGTGATTCGCTCCCTGGAAGACATTCCTGTTGTCCATGACAGTGTGTTACAAGCAGTTACCCACAAAGCTACGCTCGTACATCTGGAAAAATGGGTAGACGGACAGCGCACGATCGCTGACATTGCTGAAGCTTTGGAACAAGACCCCCTCGTACTAGCTCCCCTCTACTACCACTGGGTGGAGGAAGGTTTGATCGAAATTCGCCACGCCTCTAGTCCTAGCGAAACCAAAACCAAGACTGTTCCTGTGATTCTAAGTGTAGATGACAGCCCGATCGTGCAATCGATGCTACGCAAGACTCTCAGTAGTGACTACGAGGTGATTTGTGCCAGTAGTGCGATGGAGGCATTGGGCATTCTCAATCGTACCCAGGTTGACCTGATTTTACTGGACGTGACCATGCCTGAAATTGATGGGTTTGAGTTCTGTCGCACTATTCGCAAGATCAGCAAGTTCAAAGACACACCCGTAATTATGCTAACGGCGAAAGATGGGTTAATCGATCGGGCAAGGGGGCATTTAGCAGGCACAAATCGCTACCTGACCAAGCCAATCAATCAAGATGAGCTGCTAGCTGCTATTCGGGAGCACTTGCAAGATTAA
- a CDS encoding tetratricopeptide repeat protein has translation MAPNSPSWHTIVELIREKTGIRIRQEDQTNLQQKIRQRIKNLGLTDEKEYANLLRSNQAKAEWDQLATLITTGESYFLRDRGQINLLREKILPDLLQNKAQAKQLTILSAGCSTGEEVYSLAILLQEIPYQLQDWQINLVGVDINQQAIEKAKRGIYSEWSFRGVENHYRSLYFRRHLEGWEVVPSLKQGVQFYQCNLVEDELALFTRGNVDLIICRNVFIYFDVDKIQVVVQKFIDLLQPGGYLVTGHTELQAQAIAPLELINHAESLTYRMPTTKISHELTQSIPFVPVLPENHKQKGKQMVKDGNYLGAIEQLQEWLASHPQDSEALLLVATAYANQGQYQASQKICQQILAEDHACLEALHLLAQIAEEQSDREQAKEYLRRMIFIDPNYIPPYFDLIDLHLQDGEQSQAERLIQAIIPIAKTVTIEQQAKLIILQQITESKI, from the coding sequence ATGGCACCTAATTCTCCTAGTTGGCACACGATTGTCGAACTGATTCGGGAAAAGACAGGCATCAGAATTCGTCAGGAAGACCAAACCAACCTGCAGCAAAAGATTAGACAAAGAATCAAAAATCTGGGACTAACAGATGAAAAAGAATACGCCAACCTACTGCGATCGAATCAGGCAAAAGCAGAATGGGACCAATTAGCTACTCTAATTACCACAGGGGAAAGTTACTTTTTACGGGATCGAGGACAAATCAATTTGTTACGAGAAAAAATCCTACCCGACCTACTGCAAAACAAAGCACAGGCAAAACAACTGACCATTCTCAGTGCAGGTTGTTCCACAGGAGAAGAAGTCTACTCCCTCGCTATTCTTTTGCAAGAAATTCCCTATCAGTTACAGGACTGGCAGATAAACCTAGTGGGAGTTGACATCAATCAGCAAGCGATCGAGAAGGCCAAACGGGGTATCTACTCCGAATGGTCATTTAGGGGCGTAGAAAACCACTACCGATCGTTATATTTCCGTCGGCACCTGGAGGGGTGGGAAGTTGTGCCATCTTTGAAGCAGGGCGTGCAATTTTACCAGTGCAATCTTGTAGAAGATGAACTAGCTCTCTTTACTAGAGGCAATGTTGATTTGATCATCTGTCGTAATGTCTTTATTTATTTTGATGTCGATAAGATTCAGGTTGTTGTCCAGAAATTCATTGATCTACTGCAACCAGGGGGATATCTAGTCACAGGACACACAGAATTGCAAGCCCAAGCCATTGCTCCCTTAGAGTTAATTAATCATGCCGAATCCCTCACTTACCGCATGCCAACAACTAAAATTTCCCATGAATTAACTCAGTCTATACCTTTTGTCCCAGTTTTGCCGGAAAATCATAAACAAAAAGGTAAACAAATGGTAAAAGATGGTAACTATCTAGGGGCAATTGAGCAGCTGCAGGAGTGGTTAGCTTCCCACCCCCAAGACTCAGAAGCATTACTACTAGTTGCTACAGCCTATGCCAACCAGGGTCAATACCAAGCTAGCCAAAAAATCTGTCAACAAATCTTGGCGGAAGACCACGCCTGCCTAGAGGCTCTCCATCTCCTTGCCCAAATTGCCGAAGAACAAAGCGATCGGGAGCAAGCCAAAGAATACCTGCGCCGTATGATTTTTATCGACCCCAACTACATTCCCCCCTACTTTGATTTAATTGATCTACATCTCCAAGACGGGGAACAATCCCAAGCAGAACGCCTTATCCAGGCTATCATCCCCATCGCCAAAACCGTGACTATCGAACAGCAAGCTAAACTTATTATTCTACAACAAATCACTGAGAGTAAAATTTAA
- a CDS encoding UDP-3-O-acyl-N-acetylglucosamine deacetylase → MVQKTIGAAVSLTGVGLHSGKVTTVTLAPAPANTGRYFVINGHTVPARVTEVKGTVLSTEIGGVRTVEHLLSALWGMGIDNVAIEVEGEEIPIGDGSALPWVELIAQAGIVTQAERNPPPVLSRPVWVQEGDRFVVALPAPQLQFTYGIDFPTRAIGVQWFTWMPALTSSGSTSSGSTSSGSTSSPDRRNSYVTEVAPARTFTMADQVEKLRSQGLIQGGSLENAIVCDQEKWLNPPLRFPDEPCRHKLLDLIGDLSLVPHLPVAHYIAYKASHNLHIQLARSLSE, encoded by the coding sequence ATGGTGCAAAAAACGATCGGGGCAGCGGTCTCTCTGACAGGTGTTGGTCTGCATAGTGGTAAAGTAACTACAGTCACGCTTGCACCTGCTCCTGCCAATACAGGTAGATATTTTGTGATAAACGGTCACACTGTGCCTGCCAGGGTTACAGAAGTGAAAGGGACTGTCCTATCCACGGAAATAGGTGGGGTGCGCACGGTGGAACATCTCCTCAGCGCTCTGTGGGGAATGGGCATCGACAATGTGGCTATTGAGGTGGAGGGGGAAGAGATACCGATCGGGGATGGCTCCGCTCTACCCTGGGTAGAACTAATTGCCCAAGCAGGAATTGTTACTCAAGCAGAAAGGAATCCACCTCCAGTTTTGTCACGTCCTGTCTGGGTGCAAGAGGGCGATCGATTTGTGGTGGCGCTGCCTGCCCCCCAACTGCAATTCACCTACGGTATTGATTTTCCCACCAGGGCGATCGGGGTACAGTGGTTCACTTGGATGCCTGCATTGACAAGCTCTGGTTCGACAAGCTCTGGTTCGACAAGCTCTGGTTCGACAAGCTCACCAGACAGAAGGAATAGTTATGTCACAGAAGTTGCGCCTGCGCGTACCTTCACAATGGCTGATCAGGTGGAAAAATTACGGTCTCAGGGTCTAATTCAGGGGGGCAGTTTGGAGAATGCGATCGTGTGTGACCAGGAAAAATGGCTGAATCCACCCCTGCGCTTTCCCGATGAACCCTGCCGTCATAAATTGCTGGATTTAATTGGTGATTTGAGTTTGGTGCCCCACCTGCCCGTCGCTCATTACATAGCCTACAAAGCTAGTCACAATTTACACATACAGCTAGCCCGATCGTTGTCTGAGTAG
- a CDS encoding ATP-dependent Clp protease proteolytic subunit, producing the protein MPIGIPKVPYRYPGDSFTQWISIYERLSLERIIFISGEVTDGLANSVIARLLYMDSEDKDKDIYIYINSPGGSVSAGLAIFDTMQHIKADVCTICIGLAASMGSFLLMAGTKGKRFALPHSRIMIHQPSGGIRGQASDIAIEAKEILRLRRRLNEEYAKRTGQPLEKIERDMNRDYYMSAYEAKEYGLIDRVIEGPA; encoded by the coding sequence ATGCCGATTGGAATTCCCAAAGTTCCCTACCGTTACCCTGGCGACTCATTCACCCAGTGGATTAGCATTTACGAACGCCTGTCTTTAGAACGGATCATTTTCATCAGTGGGGAAGTGACCGATGGTTTAGCTAATTCTGTCATTGCCCGTCTTTTGTACATGGACTCCGAAGATAAGGACAAAGACATTTACATCTACATCAATTCCCCTGGTGGTTCCGTCAGTGCAGGTCTTGCCATTTTTGACACTATGCAACACATCAAAGCCGATGTCTGCACCATTTGCATTGGTTTGGCAGCCTCTATGGGGTCATTTTTGCTGATGGCGGGCACCAAAGGTAAACGGTTTGCGCTTCCCCACTCCCGCATCATGATTCACCAGCCCTCTGGGGGAATTCGCGGTCAAGCCTCCGATATTGCCATCGAAGCCAAGGAGATTTTGCGTCTGCGCCGCCGCCTCAACGAAGAATACGCCAAACGCACAGGACAACCCCTGGAAAAAATCGAACGGGACATGAACCGCGATTACTACATGTCTGCCTACGAGGCAAAAGAGTATGGGTTAATCGATCGGGTGATTGAAGGACCAGCCTAG
- a CDS encoding ATP-dependent Clp protease proteolytic subunit: MAVYTPRVPYRFPQSNYTQWISIYERLSLERIIFLGGRISDGLANSVVARLLYMDSEDKDKDIYIYINSPGGSVRAGLAIYDTMQCIKADVCTIAVGMAMSMAAVILAAGTKGKRFALPNAEIMLHQSSGSVEGQASDIEIEAEEILRLDRRINEILHLHTGQPMEKLEKDQQRDFYLTAQAAKEYGLIDKVLEPKE; this comes from the coding sequence ATGGCAGTGTACACCCCCCGTGTCCCCTATCGTTTCCCCCAAAGTAACTACACCCAGTGGATTTCCATCTACGAACGTCTGTCCCTAGAGCGAATTATCTTTTTGGGGGGCAGAATCTCCGATGGTCTAGCTAATTCCGTCGTTGCCCGTCTCCTCTACATGGACTCGGAAGATAAAGACAAAGACATCTACATCTACATCAATTCCCCTGGCGGTTCGGTGCGGGCGGGCTTAGCCATCTATGACACAATGCAGTGCATCAAAGCCGATGTTTGCACGATCGCAGTGGGTATGGCGATGTCCATGGCAGCGGTGATTTTGGCAGCGGGCACCAAGGGTAAGCGGTTTGCCCTCCCCAATGCGGAAATCATGTTGCACCAATCCTCAGGCAGTGTGGAAGGCCAGGCGAGCGACATTGAGATTGAAGCAGAGGAAATCCTCCGCCTCGATCGCCGTATTAACGAAATCCTCCATCTGCATACAGGACAACCGATGGAGAAACTGGAGAAAGACCAACAGCGGGATTTTTATCTCACCGCCCAGGCGGCGAAGGAATATGGATTGATCGACAAAGTACTAGAACCGAAGGAGTAG
- a CDS encoding ATP-dependent Clp protease proteolytic subunit, with the protein MQPQAVQSAYYYGDAYYRTPPPDLPSLLLKERIIYFGLPLVSPDEYKDQLGVDVTELIVAQLLYLQYEDKEKPIYLYINSTGTSWYTGDAIGYETEAFAICDTMNYIKPPVHTICIGQAMGTAAMILSAGTKGYRASLPNATIILHQAKRQARGQATDIQIQAQEVLANKQAMIDILAKNTGQPPEKIAKDMDRMFYMTPQEAKEYGIIDKVLESPKDLPKAIPAAVGA; encoded by the coding sequence ATGCAACCACAAGCTGTCCAATCTGCGTACTACTACGGCGATGCCTATTACCGCACGCCGCCCCCTGACCTGCCTTCTCTGTTGTTGAAAGAACGGATTATTTATTTCGGTCTGCCCCTGGTATCCCCCGATGAGTACAAAGACCAGCTAGGGGTAGATGTCACAGAACTAATTGTGGCGCAGCTGCTCTATTTGCAGTACGAAGATAAGGAAAAGCCCATCTATCTCTACATCAACTCCACAGGTACTTCCTGGTACACAGGGGACGCGATCGGTTACGAAACGGAAGCTTTCGCTATTTGCGACACCATGAACTACATCAAACCCCCCGTCCACACCATTTGCATCGGGCAGGCGATGGGAACGGCGGCGATGATTCTTTCAGCAGGCACAAAGGGTTATCGGGCAAGTCTGCCTAACGCTACCATTATTCTCCACCAAGCCAAGCGGCAAGCTAGGGGACAAGCTACCGATATTCAAATTCAAGCTCAGGAAGTCCTGGCTAACAAGCAGGCAATGATCGACATTTTAGCAAAGAACACAGGGCAACCCCCTGAAAAAATTGCCAAGGACATGGACAGAATGTTCTACATGACTCCCCAGGAAGCTAAGGAGTACGGCATCATCGACAAAGTGCTGGAAAGTCCCAAAGACTTGCCCAAAGCCATTCCTGCCGCGGTAGGAGCCTAA
- the lpdA gene encoding dihydrolipoyl dehydrogenase: MFDYDLIIIGAGVGGHAAALHARAQGLKTAIVEAQDMGGTCVNRGCIPSKALLAAAGKVRELQAKEHLRALGINVGELQFDRAQIAHHAKTTVEKLRTALTNSLKQLGVDVIYGRGKIAGVQKVQVNDRLYTAQDIIIATGSQPFVPPGIQVDGKTVFTSDEGIKLDWLPQWVAIIGSGYIGLEFSDIYTALGCEITMIEALDTLMPGFDPDIAKLAERVLIKPRDIETYTGVLAKKVIPGSPVTIELSNGEILEVDACLVATGRVPLSADLGLENVGLSPNKRGFIEVDDRMATGVDHLWAIGDVTGKMMLAHAASAQGIAVVENICGRNRTVDYLSIPAAVFTHPEIGFVGLTEPQAQAKAEAEGFTIGVTRSSFKGNSKAIAEGETEGIAKVIYRQDDRTLLGVHIFGLHASDLIHEAAQAIANRVTIDQLAFQVHAHPTLSEVLDEAYKQVIHSQ; this comes from the coding sequence GTGTTTGACTACGATTTAATCATCATTGGTGCTGGGGTGGGGGGGCATGCCGCCGCTCTCCATGCCAGGGCCCAGGGCTTAAAAACAGCAATCGTGGAAGCCCAGGATATGGGTGGTACTTGCGTCAATCGGGGGTGTATTCCCTCCAAGGCGTTGTTGGCAGCAGCGGGAAAAGTGCGGGAACTGCAAGCCAAAGAACATCTGCGGGCACTGGGGATCAACGTGGGAGAACTACAGTTCGATCGTGCTCAGATTGCCCACCATGCCAAGACCACTGTCGAAAAACTGCGCACTGCCCTCACCAACAGCCTTAAGCAACTGGGGGTAGATGTGATTTACGGTAGGGGCAAAATTGCTGGGGTGCAGAAGGTGCAGGTCAACGATCGGTTATACACTGCCCAGGACATTATCATTGCCACAGGTTCCCAGCCCTTTGTGCCCCCAGGAATTCAGGTAGATGGCAAGACAGTCTTCACCAGCGATGAAGGCATCAAGTTAGATTGGTTACCCCAATGGGTAGCGATTATCGGCAGTGGCTACATCGGTTTGGAGTTTTCCGACATCTACACCGCCTTGGGCTGTGAAATCACTATGATCGAAGCCCTCGATACCCTCATGCCTGGCTTTGACCCCGATATTGCCAAACTCGCCGAACGGGTCCTCATCAAACCCAGGGATATTGAGACCTACACGGGGGTACTGGCCAAAAAAGTCATCCCAGGCAGTCCTGTCACGATCGAACTCTCCAACGGCGAAATTTTGGAAGTAGATGCCTGTCTAGTAGCGACGGGGCGAGTACCCCTCAGTGCCGATTTGGGCTTAGAGAATGTAGGGCTATCTCCCAACAAGCGGGGATTCATTGAAGTAGACGATCGGATGGCAACGGGAGTGGATCACCTGTGGGCGATCGGGGATGTGACAGGCAAGATGATGTTAGCCCATGCCGCCTCTGCCCAGGGCATTGCCGTCGTAGAGAATATTTGCGGGAGGAACCGCACGGTGGACTATTTGAGTATTCCCGCAGCTGTGTTTACCCATCCTGAAATAGGCTTTGTGGGACTGACAGAACCCCAGGCTCAGGCAAAGGCAGAAGCAGAAGGGTTTACCATTGGAGTCACGCGTTCCTCCTTCAAGGGGAATTCCAAGGCAATTGCCGAAGGGGAGACAGAGGGGATAGCCAAAGTAATTTACCGCCAAGACGATCGGACACTTCTGGGGGTGCATATTTTCGGACTCCATGCTTCCGATCTCATTCACGAAGCCGCCCAAGCGATCGCCAACCGTGTCACCATTGACCAGCTAGCTTTTCAAGTACACGCCCATCCTACCCTCAGCGAAGTCCTGGACGAGGCTTACAAGCAAGTTATCCATAGTCAATGA
- a CDS encoding aspartyl/asparaginyl beta-hydroxylase domain-containing protein: MLKDKRDFPFTTDLEANWQIIRDEALAVKQERFLAWPERHLYQEGWAVFGLIAFGVEIAGNTQLCPQTTALVREIPGLVTAGFSALRPGTHIAPHTGYADGVLRCHLGLVGCAGCSIRVGEEIRTWQEGKCLVFDDTTEHEVWHRGQETRIVLLLDFRYPYYPQTTKNWWGRWFDGKKSQ, from the coding sequence ATGCTCAAAGACAAACGGGATTTCCCCTTCACGACTGACCTGGAAGCCAACTGGCAGATCATCAGAGATGAAGCCCTGGCGGTCAAGCAGGAACGGTTCTTAGCTTGGCCCGAGCGGCATTTATACCAAGAGGGGTGGGCTGTATTTGGTTTGATTGCCTTCGGCGTGGAAATTGCAGGCAATACCCAACTCTGTCCCCAGACAACAGCACTAGTCAGAGAAATACCAGGGCTAGTCACGGCGGGCTTTTCCGCTTTAAGACCAGGTACTCACATTGCCCCCCACACTGGTTATGCCGATGGGGTTTTACGCTGTCACTTGGGGTTAGTGGGCTGTGCAGGGTGTAGTATCCGCGTTGGCGAAGAAATCAGAACCTGGCAAGAGGGTAAATGTCTGGTGTTTGATGACACCACGGAACATGAGGTCTGGCATCGCGGACAGGAGACACGGATAGTCCTGCTTCTGGACTTTCGCTATCCCTACTATCCCCAGACAACAAAAAATTGGTGGGGTCGCTGGTTTGACGGGAAAAAATCCCAGTAA
- a CDS encoding tetratricopeptide repeat protein — protein sequence MQRAIGLLFAFLLSPVLLAQENPILLLQQANTLREQNKLEEAEKVYRQVISLNPQLVLAYYGLGVTLRQRGDLNGAVNAQREALKLDPNYVPAHYSLGLALFQKGDITGAISAYQKVIQLSKPEPSLAPTYYNLGLAEEKRQNWTGAIEAFQAAIKLDPNYGLAYTGLGMALRKQGKRQEAIETLRKAVSMQPDNVTAQFALGVALHEEKDYKGAVTAYRSVLAQRPDFPNAHYNLAIALTAAGDVEGAAAAYGEAIKRDDRNPDLYNAWGNTLLQIGKITEAQAAFSRSLVLQARNPVALNGIGLSYRRQGNLEKAIESYRKAIQISPQYAAAHNNLGRAYADRKEYDQAIAAFREAIKVDPQNAIAYSNLGNLLRTQGDIEGAIKALQQAISLGKEEIWVDYTSLGLALVEQNKLEEALQAYQQSLKENPNYALTHWAVGALYSRRGDKQQALTHYQTALKLYESVGDKEWIERVQQSIKALQ from the coding sequence ATGCAGAGAGCGATCGGTTTGTTGTTTGCCTTTCTCCTATCCCCTGTTCTCCTTGCCCAAGAGAACCCCATTTTGTTGTTGCAGCAGGCTAATACCCTTAGGGAGCAAAATAAACTGGAGGAGGCGGAAAAGGTCTATCGCCAAGTCATCAGCCTTAATCCCCAGTTGGTGCTCGCCTACTACGGGCTGGGGGTAACTCTGAGGCAGAGGGGTGACCTCAACGGTGCTGTCAATGCCCAGCGGGAAGCTCTCAAACTTGACCCCAATTATGTTCCTGCCCACTACAGTTTAGGTCTAGCTCTCTTCCAGAAGGGGGACATCACAGGTGCCATTAGCGCTTACCAAAAAGTCATCCAGCTCAGTAAACCAGAACCTAGCTTGGCTCCCACTTACTACAATTTGGGTCTAGCGGAGGAAAAACGGCAAAATTGGACGGGAGCGATCGAGGCATTCCAGGCGGCTATTAAACTGGACCCCAATTACGGGCTTGCCTACACTGGCTTGGGTATGGCGCTGCGGAAACAGGGGAAACGCCAGGAAGCGATCGAGACACTGCGCAAGGCTGTTTCCATGCAACCTGACAATGTCACGGCTCAGTTTGCTCTAGGGGTTGCTCTCCATGAGGAGAAAGATTATAAGGGGGCAGTAACTGCCTACCGATCGGTTTTGGCGCAGCGACCTGACTTCCCCAATGCCCACTACAATTTAGCGATCGCTCTCACTGCTGCGGGGGATGTAGAAGGGGCGGCAGCTGCCTACGGAGAAGCAATTAAACGGGATGACCGCAATCCCGACCTCTACAACGCCTGGGGTAATACCCTCCTGCAGATTGGTAAAATTACAGAAGCTCAAGCCGCTTTTAGCCGCAGTCTGGTACTGCAAGCCCGTAATCCCGTTGCCCTCAATGGTATTGGTCTCAGCTACCGGCGGCAGGGGAATCTGGAAAAAGCGATCGAGTCCTACCGTAAAGCTATTCAAATTAGCCCCCAGTATGCCGCTGCCCACAACAATTTGGGGAGAGCTTACGCCGATCGCAAGGAATATGACCAAGCTATTGCTGCCTTTCGCGAGGCGATTAAAGTTGACCCCCAAAATGCTATTGCCTACAGCAATCTCGGCAATCTTTTACGGACACAGGGGGATATAGAGGGAGCCATCAAAGCCCTGCAACAAGCCATCAGTTTGGGGAAAGAGGAAATTTGGGTGGATTACACTAGCCTAGGGCTAGCCCTGGTAGAACAAAACAAACTGGAGGAAGCACTGCAAGCCTACCAGCAATCCCTCAAGGAAAACCCCAACTATGCTCTTACCCATTGGGCAGTGGGAGCACTCTATAGCCGCAGGGGGGATAAACAACAGGCACTTACCCACTACCAAACTGCCCTCAAACTGTATGAGTCAGTGGGGGACAAAGAATGGATCGAGCGGGTGCAACAGTCAATCAAAGCCTTACAGTGA